One part of the Micrococcus sp. 2A genome encodes these proteins:
- the dnaN gene encoding DNA polymerase III subunit beta — protein sequence MKFTVERDILSDAVSWTARSLSPRPPVPVLSGLLLTAENGLVSLASFDYETSARLEIEADVEAEGQVLVSGRLLNDIVRSLPAAPVTVELDGGKVVVTCRSSRFALATMPVGDYPSLPELPTAVGTVDGAAFAHAVAQVTVAASKDDTLPILTAVKVEIDGDTMTFLATDRYRLAMKEIRWTPADPSISTSLLVKSRTLTEVAKSLGGGGDLEIMVSEKVDLVGFASGGRRTTSVLVDGEYPKIRSLFPESSPIQAVVETGALVEASRRVALVAERNTALRMVFREGEVSLDAGTGDDASATESVPCTLEGEEITVAFNPSYLSEGLAVVDQPQVRFSFTAAPKPALLTGVSEDAGTVSDYRYLVMPVRLA from the coding sequence GTGAAGTTCACCGTCGAACGCGACATCCTCAGCGACGCCGTCTCCTGGACCGCCCGCTCGCTCTCCCCGCGGCCCCCCGTTCCGGTGCTCTCCGGCCTGCTCCTCACGGCGGAGAACGGCCTGGTCTCCCTGGCCAGCTTCGACTACGAGACCTCGGCACGCCTGGAGATCGAGGCGGACGTGGAGGCCGAGGGCCAGGTCCTCGTGTCCGGGCGCCTGCTGAACGACATCGTCCGCTCCCTGCCCGCCGCCCCCGTCACGGTGGAGCTCGACGGCGGCAAGGTCGTGGTGACGTGCCGCTCCTCCCGCTTCGCCCTGGCCACCATGCCGGTGGGCGACTACCCCTCGCTCCCGGAGCTGCCGACGGCCGTCGGCACCGTGGACGGCGCGGCCTTCGCGCACGCCGTGGCGCAGGTGACCGTGGCCGCCTCCAAGGACGACACACTCCCGATCCTCACCGCCGTGAAGGTCGAGATCGACGGCGACACCATGACATTCCTGGCCACGGACCGCTACCGGCTGGCCATGAAGGAGATCCGCTGGACCCCCGCCGACCCCTCGATCTCCACCTCGCTGCTGGTCAAGTCCCGCACCCTCACCGAGGTGGCCAAGTCCCTCGGGGGCGGCGGTGACCTCGAGATCATGGTCAGCGAGAAGGTGGACCTCGTGGGCTTCGCCTCCGGCGGTCGCCGCACCACCTCGGTGCTGGTGGACGGCGAGTACCCCAAGATCCGCTCCCTCTTCCCGGAGTCCAGCCCCATCCAGGCCGTCGTGGAGACCGGCGCCCTCGTGGAGGCCTCGCGGCGCGTCGCCCTCGTGGCCGAGCGCAACACCGCGCTGCGCATGGTGTTCCGGGAGGGCGAGGTCAGCCTCGACGCCGGCACGGGGGACGACGCGAGCGCCACCGAGTCCGTGCCCTGCACCCTCGAGGGGGAGGAGATCACGGTCGCCTTCAACCCGTCCTACCTGTCCGAGGGCCTGGCCGTCGTGGACCAGCCGCAGGTGCGCTTCTCCTTCACCGCCGCTCCGAAGCCCGCGCTGCTCACGGGCGTCTCCGAGGACGCCGGCACCGTCTCCGACTACCGGTATCTCGTGATGCCGGTGCGCCTGGCCTGA
- the recF gene encoding DNA replication/repair protein RecF has protein sequence MHLSRLTVQDFRSYRWADLEMQPGSTVLLGANGVGKTNLVEAIGYLGSHQSHRVSADAQLVRFGQPGARIAGRVHRGSRTVALELEILPGRSNRVAINRGAPVRAKEGLGILRTVVFAPEDLGLVTQDPGGRRRFLDQLMVQLRPALGEAASDFERVLRQRNALLKSARRARRWGAEEESTLAVWDEHLCAAGARLLHGRLHVLRLLAHPLQEMYAALTNGSKAATYAYDSTVPLARGTHAEVPSVAELAADMATALLAQRDEEQARALTLVGPHRDELTLFLGPAPARGYASHGETWSLALALRLAAYDVLVADDPDPDGRPVLILDDVFAELDSARRSRLARLVGRAEQVIVTGAAVEDIPAELTGPRILIRQDAEGSEAVPAADPVEGDIRAPREGGRDG, from the coding sequence GTGCACCTGTCCCGCCTGACCGTCCAGGACTTCCGGTCCTACCGGTGGGCCGACCTCGAGATGCAGCCGGGCTCCACGGTCCTGCTCGGGGCCAACGGCGTGGGCAAGACCAACCTGGTGGAGGCCATCGGCTACCTGGGGTCGCACCAGTCCCACCGGGTGAGCGCCGACGCGCAGCTCGTCCGCTTCGGCCAGCCCGGCGCCAGGATCGCCGGCCGGGTGCACCGCGGCTCGCGCACGGTGGCGCTCGAGCTCGAGATCCTCCCGGGCCGCTCGAACCGGGTGGCCATCAACCGCGGCGCCCCCGTGCGGGCCAAGGAGGGCCTCGGCATCCTGCGCACCGTGGTGTTCGCCCCCGAGGACCTCGGCCTCGTCACGCAGGACCCGGGCGGCCGCCGTCGCTTCCTCGACCAGCTCATGGTGCAGCTGCGCCCCGCCCTGGGCGAGGCCGCCTCGGACTTCGAGCGGGTCCTGCGCCAGCGCAACGCGCTGCTGAAGTCCGCGCGGCGTGCCCGGCGCTGGGGCGCGGAGGAGGAGTCCACCCTCGCGGTGTGGGACGAGCACCTGTGCGCGGCCGGAGCCCGCCTGCTGCACGGCCGGCTCCACGTGCTGCGCCTGCTGGCCCACCCGCTCCAGGAGATGTACGCGGCGCTCACCAACGGCTCCAAGGCCGCGACCTACGCCTATGACTCCACCGTCCCGCTGGCCCGCGGCACGCACGCGGAGGTCCCCTCCGTGGCCGAGCTGGCCGCGGACATGGCCACGGCCCTCCTCGCCCAGCGCGACGAGGAGCAGGCCCGCGCCCTCACCCTCGTGGGCCCGCACCGGGACGAGCTGACCCTCTTCCTGGGCCCGGCCCCGGCGCGCGGCTACGCCTCGCACGGGGAGACCTGGTCTCTCGCGCTCGCCCTGCGCCTCGCGGCGTACGACGTGCTCGTGGCCGACGACCCGGATCCGGACGGCCGTCCCGTGCTGATCCTCGACGACGTCTTCGCGGAGCTCGACTCCGCCCGGCGCTCGCGCCTGGCCCGCCTCGTGGGGCGCGCGGAGCAGGTGATCGTCACGGGCGCCGCCGTCGAGGACATCCCGGCGGAGCTGACCGGGCCGAGGATCCTCATCCGTCAGGACGCGGAGGGATCCGAGGCCGTGCCGGCCGCCGACCCGGTGGAGGGAGACATCCGCGCCCCCCGCGAGGGCGGCCGCGATGGCTGA
- the dnaA gene encoding chromosomal replication initiator protein DnaA yields the protein MVADQAVLTSWRSVVSTLEDDARVSARLMGYVYLAQPQGQIGNTLLLAVPNETTRETLQSAQVAEALTDALTAVFREEILLAISIDANLQPPRTPEPEARRSALAGEPVSAEPTPDPDSRPGRRAVAAELPGFERRQEDPVPETPAPGGPAAGAPTPAPPSTSAETSRLNERYHFETFVIGSSNRFAHAAANAVAEAPAKAYNPLFIYGESGLGKTHLLHAIGHYARRLYPGLRVRYVNSEEFTNDFINSIRHDEGASFKQLYRNVDILLIDDIQFLADKEATVEEFFHTFNTLYNNNKQVVITSDLPPKQLSGFEDRLRSRFEWGLITDIQPPDLETRIAILRKKAEAEGLVAPPEALEYIASRISTNIRELEGALIRVTAFASLNRQPVDIELAEHVLKDLITDDSAQEITPELILHATGEYFNLTLEELTSKSRTRTLVTARQIAMYLLRELTEMSLPKIGQELGGRDHTTVMHADRKIRELMAERRTIYNQVTELTNEIKRKQRGA from the coding sequence GTGGTGGCAGATCAGGCCGTGCTGACGTCGTGGCGCTCCGTCGTGAGCACGCTGGAGGACGACGCGCGGGTCAGCGCACGTCTCATGGGCTACGTCTACCTGGCCCAGCCGCAGGGGCAGATCGGCAACACCCTCCTGCTGGCGGTGCCCAACGAGACCACCCGCGAGACGCTCCAGAGCGCCCAGGTGGCCGAGGCCCTGACGGACGCCCTCACCGCGGTGTTCCGCGAGGAGATCCTGCTCGCCATCTCCATCGACGCGAACCTGCAGCCGCCCCGCACCCCCGAGCCGGAGGCCCGCCGCTCCGCCCTCGCCGGCGAGCCCGTGAGCGCCGAGCCGACCCCGGACCCCGACTCCCGGCCCGGCCGTCGCGCGGTCGCCGCCGAGCTCCCCGGCTTCGAGCGTCGCCAGGAGGACCCCGTACCCGAGACCCCGGCCCCGGGCGGTCCCGCCGCCGGCGCGCCCACGCCGGCGCCGCCGTCGACCTCGGCCGAGACGAGCCGCCTCAACGAGCGCTACCACTTCGAGACGTTCGTGATCGGCTCCTCCAACCGCTTCGCCCACGCCGCGGCGAACGCCGTGGCGGAGGCGCCGGCGAAGGCCTACAACCCGCTCTTCATCTACGGTGAGTCCGGCCTGGGCAAGACGCACCTGCTGCACGCGATCGGGCACTACGCCCGCCGCCTCTACCCGGGCCTGCGCGTGCGCTACGTGAACTCCGAGGAGTTCACCAACGACTTCATCAACTCCATCCGCCATGACGAGGGCGCCTCGTTCAAGCAGCTCTACCGCAACGTGGACATCCTGCTGATCGACGACATCCAGTTCCTGGCGGACAAGGAAGCGACCGTGGAGGAGTTCTTCCACACCTTCAACACGCTCTACAACAACAACAAGCAGGTGGTCATCACCTCGGACCTGCCGCCCAAGCAGCTCTCCGGGTTCGAGGACCGCCTGCGCTCCCGCTTCGAGTGGGGCCTGATCACGGACATCCAGCCGCCGGACCTGGAGACCCGCATCGCGATCCTGCGCAAGAAGGCGGAGGCCGAGGGGCTCGTGGCCCCGCCGGAGGCCCTCGAGTACATCGCCTCCCGCATCTCCACCAACATCCGAGAGCTCGAGGGCGCCCTCATCCGCGTGACGGCGTTCGCCTCGCTGAACCGTCAGCCGGTGGACATCGAGCTGGCCGAGCACGTCCTCAAGGACCTCATCACGGACGACTCGGCGCAGGAGATCACGCCGGAGCTGATCCTCCACGCGACGGGGGAGTACTTCAACCTCACCCTCGAGGAGCTGACCAGCAAGTCCCGCACGCGCACGCTCGTGACGGCGCGCCAGATCGCCATGTACCTGCTGCGCGAGCTGACCGAGATGTCCCTGCCGAAGATCGGCCAGGAGCTCGGCGGACGCGACCACACCACCGTGATGCACGCAGACCGCAAGATCCGCGAGCTCATGGCCGAGCGTCGCACGATCTACAACCAGGTGACCGAGCTCACCAACGAGATCAAGCGCAAGCAGCGCGGCGCCTGA